The following are encoded together in the Gemmatimonadota bacterium genome:
- a CDS encoding ABC transporter permease, producing the protein MLHLQDVRYAFRLLARSPLFTLLTLVVLAGGMGVTVFTFSFLYTAMLRPIPLSGGERIVRLQAVEDGSVRSFDAADFARMRPQIATLSDVGLWNSRDVVMGSAEGGGARRVLETTAVEWTLFDATRNPPALGRAFRPDDEAPGAAPVIVLSHRTWILAFGGDSTVVGRRVLLNGVSTEVVGVMPPGYGFPVAADSWVPLGSAVREATEPGRYAVSAFGRLADGATREQASQELETLLRRARSDRPPVAADSSGTRLGVLVRSFPMAQMGDEGPYVFGLLNLMAVLILLLACVNVANLLLARANERSRELAVRLALGASRARLAIQALWEPVALVTIGGGLATALAAWGLGVVNRWAQQHMEGNLAFWWVWGMDTPTIIAAGGFMTVTIAALGGVMAVRATSTRFHDVLRDSGTRAGGRGAGRAARALVVTQVATVTVLLFFGVLSGIAAHRFANMNPGYDTTRLLASSVEPGGGALRHHRRAARPVDATLRRDVGLAGGGARRGARPAPGEGDESGRWSSAMDARWPAAPRRAPGCRGCWDRWKR; encoded by the coding sequence ATGCTGCACCTCCAGGACGTGCGCTACGCCTTTCGCCTCCTCGCACGAAGTCCGCTCTTCACCCTGCTCACGCTCGTGGTCCTGGCCGGGGGGATGGGGGTGACGGTCTTCACCTTCTCGTTCCTGTACACGGCGATGCTGCGCCCGATTCCGCTGAGCGGGGGCGAGCGGATCGTGCGGCTACAGGCGGTCGAGGACGGATCGGTGCGCAGCTTCGACGCGGCCGACTTTGCCCGCATGCGCCCGCAGATCGCGACGCTGAGCGACGTGGGCCTCTGGAACTCACGCGACGTGGTGATGGGGAGCGCCGAGGGTGGTGGGGCGCGGCGGGTGCTCGAGACGACGGCGGTGGAGTGGACGCTGTTCGACGCCACGCGCAACCCGCCCGCGTTAGGCCGGGCGTTCCGCCCGGACGACGAGGCGCCGGGGGCGGCGCCGGTGATCGTGCTCAGTCACCGCACGTGGATCCTCGCCTTCGGCGGTGATTCGACGGTGGTGGGGCGCCGCGTGCTGCTCAACGGCGTGTCGACCGAGGTGGTGGGGGTGATGCCGCCGGGCTACGGCTTTCCCGTCGCGGCCGACTCGTGGGTCCCGTTAGGCTCCGCCGTGCGCGAGGCGACGGAACCCGGGCGGTACGCGGTGAGCGCCTTTGGCCGGCTGGCCGACGGGGCGACGCGCGAGCAGGCGTCGCAGGAGCTGGAAACCCTGCTGCGGCGCGCCCGGAGCGACCGCCCGCCGGTGGCCGCCGACTCGTCAGGCACCCGGCTCGGCGTGCTGGTGCGCTCCTTCCCGATGGCGCAGATGGGCGACGAGGGGCCGTATGTCTTCGGGCTCCTCAACCTGATGGCGGTGCTCATCCTGCTGCTCGCCTGCGTGAACGTCGCCAACCTCCTGCTGGCGCGGGCCAACGAACGCTCGCGCGAGCTGGCCGTGCGGCTGGCGTTAGGCGCGTCGCGCGCCCGGCTGGCGATACAGGCGCTCTGGGAACCGGTCGCGCTCGTCACCATCGGTGGGGGGCTGGCGACGGCGCTGGCCGCGTGGGGGCTCGGGGTCGTGAACCGCTGGGCCCAGCAGCACATGGAGGGGAACCTCGCCTTCTGGTGGGTGTGGGGGATGGACACGCCGACGATCATTGCGGCTGGCGGCTTCATGACGGTGACGATCGCGGCGCTGGGCGGGGTGATGGCGGTGCGGGCCACGAGCACGCGTTTCCATGACGTCCTGCGCGACTCGGGGACACGCGCCGGCGGGCGCGGGGCAGGACGGGCGGCGCGTGCCCTGGTCGTCACGCAGGTGGCGACGGTGACGGTGCTGCTCTTCTTCGGCGTCCTCTCCGGGATCGCCGCGCATCGGTTCGCCAACATGAACCCCGGCTACGACACGACACGCCTCCTGGCGAGCTCGGTCGAACCCGGAGGCGGCGCGCTACGCCACCACCGACGCGCGGCGCGCCCTGTGGACGCGACTCTACGACGGGATGTCGGCCTGGCCGGAGGTGGAGCACGTCGTGGTGCGCGCCCGGCTCCGGGGGAGGGCGACGAGAGCGGGCGCTGGAGTTCGGCGATGGACGCACGCTGGCCGGCGGCGCCACGCCGCGCGCCTGGGTGCAGGGGGTGTTGGGATCGCTGGAAGCGTTAG
- a CDS encoding helix-turn-helix transcriptional regulator, with amino-acid sequence MSSTPEGAAPGAPLRPVEFEILLALAQGERHNYAIIREVEERSEGAIRLETGTLYRALHRLVQGGIVTPIERRATDESDDERRRYYALTPQGRRVAAAEAARLARLVAAAQAAQLIPSPVIP; translated from the coding sequence ATGTCATCGACTCCTGAAGGCGCCGCCCCGGGGGCCCCGCTCCGCCCCGTCGAGTTCGAGATCCTCCTCGCCCTGGCACAGGGCGAGCGGCACAACTACGCCATCATCCGCGAGGTCGAGGAGCGCTCGGAGGGGGCGATCCGGCTGGAGACCGGGACGCTGTACCGGGCGCTCCACCGGCTGGTGCAAGGTGGCATCGTGACGCCCATCGAGCGTCGCGCCACCGATGAGTCGGACGACGAGCGACGGCGCTACTACGCGCTGACGCCGCAGGGGCGACGGGTCGCGGCCGCCGAGGCTGCGCGTTTGGCGCGGCTGGTCGCGGCGGCACAGGCCGCGCAGCTCATTCCGTCGCCGGTGATCCCATGA
- a CDS encoding DUF3179 domain-containing protein, protein MPLPGSQRMRSIDVAYALHQWRWPVRTLFGVLILVGALPAWRAPGWRRWLAPAGLVAVAAVAYVTNFIMAADQMFKQPGVVTMLPAATNKVKLDRLVVGIEVGGEARAYPLMFIGYHHQVRDTVAGRDVLVSYCTVCRTGRVFSPMVDGKAERFRLVGMDHWNAMFEDETTKSWWRQANGEAVTGARKGTTLEEFPSQQLTLAQWLALHPASLVMQGDPAFAEEYAKDYAFENGTSRKSLTGTDTTSWGEKSWVVGIVADGQAVAFDWKRLRKERVINATVGTTPIVLALARDNASFFAFARPDSTTHFTMRGDSLVTGAVAYALSGQGTAGALRAIPASQEFWHSWRTFQPATSTY, encoded by the coding sequence ATGCCGCTGCCAGGCTCTCAGCGCATGCGCTCGATCGACGTCGCCTACGCGCTCCACCAATGGCGCTGGCCCGTCAGGACCCTCTTCGGCGTGCTGATCCTCGTCGGCGCGCTGCCGGCGTGGCGCGCCCCGGGCTGGCGTCGATGGCTCGCTCCGGCTGGCCTGGTCGCGGTCGCCGCCGTGGCCTACGTGACCAACTTCATCATGGCTGCCGACCAGATGTTCAAGCAGCCCGGGGTCGTCACCATGCTCCCGGCCGCGACCAACAAGGTCAAGCTCGACCGCCTGGTCGTGGGGATCGAGGTGGGGGGCGAGGCCCGCGCGTATCCGCTGATGTTCATCGGCTACCACCACCAGGTGCGCGACACGGTGGCGGGGCGCGACGTCCTCGTGAGCTACTGCACCGTCTGCCGCACCGGCCGAGTCTTCTCTCCGATGGTGGACGGCAAGGCCGAACGGTTCCGGCTGGTCGGGATGGACCACTGGAACGCGATGTTCGAGGACGAGACGACGAAGAGCTGGTGGCGGCAGGCCAACGGCGAGGCGGTGACCGGGGCGCGCAAGGGGACGACACTCGAGGAGTTCCCCTCGCAGCAGCTCACCCTCGCCCAGTGGCTGGCCCTCCACCCGGCGTCGCTCGTTATGCAGGGGGATCCCGCCTTTGCCGAGGAGTACGCCAAGGACTACGCGTTCGAGAACGGGACGAGCCGCAAGTCGCTCACCGGGACCGACACCACCTCATGGGGCGAGAAGTCGTGGGTGGTGGGAATCGTGGCCGATGGCCAAGCCGTCGCCTTCGACTGGAAGCGACTCCGGAAGGAGCGCGTCATCAATGCCACGGTCGGCACGACGCCCATCGTCCTCGCACTCGCCAGGGACAACGCGTCGTTCTTCGCCTTTGCTCGCCCTGACTCGACCACGCATTTCACGATGCGCGGCGATTCACTGGTGACAGGCGCTGTCGCCTATGCCCTCAGCGGCCAAGGCACCGCCGGTGCACTGCGCGCGATTCCGGCAAGCCAGGAGTTCTGGCACAGCTGGCGAACGTTTCAGCCTGCAACGAGCACCTACTAG
- a CDS encoding VOC family protein, protein MKIEHVALWTHDIDQSRAFYQAYFEAEANERYESARVRGFASYFLTFPGGETRLELMQLPQLSPMALPPALGYAHLAISVGSRELVDALVARARAAGVTIRSEARMTGDGYYEAVIEDPDGNPVEVTA, encoded by the coding sequence ATGAAGATCGAACACGTCGCCCTCTGGACACATGACATCGACCAGTCGCGCGCGTTCTACCAGGCGTACTTCGAGGCAGAAGCCAACGAACGGTACGAGAGCGCGCGCGTGCGCGGCTTTGCGTCGTACTTCCTGACCTTTCCGGGTGGCGAGACCCGGCTAGAGCTGATGCAACTCCCACAGCTCTCCCCGATGGCGCTGCCGCCGGCGCTGGGGTACGCGCACCTGGCCATCTCGGTGGGGTCGCGCGAGCTGGTGGACGCGCTGGTGGCGCGGGCGCGCGCAGCCGGCGTGACGATCCGGTCGGAGGCACGGATGACAGGCGATGGGTACTATGAGGCGGTGATCGAGGATCCGGATGGGAATCCGGTTGAGGTCACGGCGTGA
- a CDS encoding ABC transporter permease translates to MLGSLEALGIATLEGRPLTPGDRDGQAGVALVSRAAAQRYWPGKSPVGERVRLPGTGETGEDTWRTIVGVVDDVMYGDEFSRDRSAVAVYVPLTQHDAGWVTLLFRHRGDAAAAQAALHTTVTTVDPQLVPSKVSTYDEILEKSALIARSVSRLFAICFAFALLLAVSGTYGLMARSIGMRTREIGVRRALGASDRSIQQLLLGQGGRQLGIGAVVALPLMVLVGLAFARFFPIAPWLALSTGVGVSLAIVAVVLAATWIPTRRALAVAPRDALFRE, encoded by the coding sequence GTGTTGGGATCGCTGGAAGCGTTAGGCATCGCCACGCTGGAGGGACGCCCCCTCACCCCGGGCGATCGGGACGGGCAGGCGGGGGTGGCGCTGGTGAGCCGCGCCGCAGCCCAGCGCTACTGGCCGGGGAAGTCGCCCGTCGGAGAACGCGTGCGCCTCCCCGGGACCGGCGAGACCGGAGAAGACACATGGCGCACGATCGTCGGCGTGGTCGACGACGTCATGTACGGCGACGAGTTCTCGCGCGACCGCAGCGCGGTGGCGGTGTACGTCCCGCTCACCCAGCACGATGCCGGATGGGTCACGCTCCTCTTCCGCCACCGCGGCGACGCGGCGGCCGCCCAGGCGGCGCTGCACACGACGGTGACCACGGTCGACCCGCAGCTCGTCCCATCGAAGGTGTCGACCTACGACGAGATCCTCGAGAAGTCGGCGCTCATCGCCCGCTCGGTCTCGCGGCTCTTCGCCATCTGCTTCGCCTTCGCCCTGCTGCTCGCGGTGAGCGGGACCTACGGGCTCATGGCCCGGTCGATCGGGATGCGCACCCGCGAGATCGGGGTGCGCCGCGCCCTCGGGGCCTCCGACCGGAGCATCCAACAGCTTCTGCTCGGACAAGGCGGGCGACAGCTGGGGATCGGCGCGGTGGTCGCCCTCCCACTCATGGTCCTCGTCGGGCTGGCCTTCGCCCGTTTCTTCCCCATCGCCCCCTGGCTCGCCCTCTCGACGGGGGTCGGGGTCTCGCTCGCCATCGTCGCCGTGGTGCTCGCGGCCACGTGGATCCCGACGCGGCGGGCGTTGGCGGTCGCGCCGAGGGACGCGCTCTTCCGGGAGTAG
- a CDS encoding cyclomaltodextrinase N-terminal domain-containing protein: MMQGKFWGVVVTGGALLLAVSLPAQGPTVSKVEPPNWWANSSVNPVRVLVRGTNLAGARFECGRLTCGNVKVNERGTYAFVDVAIPRDATAGSYPLTVRTGGGSVAAPFSIAPRLAGHGRFQGFGTEDVMYLLMPDRFANGDPSNDDPAVSRGLLDRSKGRYYHGGDLAGVRQKLPYLKTLGVTTIWMNPIYDNNNGLNRKETYDNQPITDYHGYGATDFYAVDEHMGDVAAFKQLVDDAHAQGIKVVLDMVANHTGPYHPWVQDAPTPTWFHGTEANHPNNTWQTWTLADMYSTPAMRQATLDGWFINILPDLNQDDPEVARYIIQNTLWWVGVSGMDGIRQDTWPYVPRWYWRDWMTAIKNEYPSLRVVGEVFDGDPSMIAFFEGGRQQWDGVDDKVDLLFDFPMYYAIRGAFARGEPVRQVAQMLSRDHIHRDPQNLVTFLGLHDVSRFMHEPGATPEGLKLAFTFLFTARGTPLVYYGDEIAIPGGNDPDNRRDFPGGWSSDPRNAFDAAGRNAAEQDVWRHVQKVAQIRAARQELRGGATEHLFVSDQVYVYRRGGTIVAINNGKEASDVTIPATALPADALGVCAAGRPVNGATVVRVPARASCIF; encoded by the coding sequence GTGATGCAGGGTAAGTTCTGGGGCGTTGTGGTAACGGGAGGGGCGTTGCTGCTGGCGGTGTCGTTACCCGCGCAGGGGCCGACGGTGTCGAAGGTCGAGCCACCCAATTGGTGGGCCAACTCGTCGGTCAATCCGGTGCGGGTGCTGGTGCGGGGGACCAACCTCGCCGGAGCTCGCTTCGAGTGCGGGCGATTGACCTGCGGGAACGTGAAGGTCAACGAGCGGGGGACGTATGCCTTCGTCGATGTCGCGATCCCGCGCGATGCCACGGCGGGGAGCTATCCGCTCACGGTGCGCACCGGCGGCGGGAGCGTGGCGGCGCCGTTCTCAATTGCCCCGCGACTGGCGGGGCACGGGCGCTTCCAGGGGTTTGGCACCGAGGACGTGATGTACCTCCTCATGCCCGACCGCTTCGCCAATGGCGACCCCTCCAACGACGACCCGGCCGTGTCGCGCGGGCTGCTCGATCGCAGCAAGGGGCGCTACTACCACGGCGGCGACCTGGCGGGGGTGCGGCAGAAGCTGCCCTACCTCAAGACGTTAGGCGTGACGACCATCTGGATGAACCCGATCTACGACAACAACAACGGGTTGAACCGGAAGGAGACGTACGACAACCAGCCCATCACCGACTACCACGGCTACGGCGCCACCGACTTCTACGCGGTGGACGAGCACATGGGCGACGTGGCGGCGTTCAAGCAGCTCGTCGACGATGCGCACGCGCAGGGGATCAAGGTCGTGCTCGACATGGTGGCCAATCACACGGGGCCCTATCACCCGTGGGTGCAGGACGCGCCGACGCCGACCTGGTTCCACGGGACGGAAGCCAACCACCCGAACAACACGTGGCAGACGTGGACGCTGGCCGACATGTACAGCACGCCGGCGATGCGACAGGCCACGCTCGACGGATGGTTCATCAACATCCTCCCCGACCTCAACCAGGACGATCCCGAGGTCGCGCGCTACATCATCCAGAACACGCTCTGGTGGGTGGGAGTCAGCGGGATGGACGGGATTCGGCAGGATACGTGGCCGTACGTCCCGCGCTGGTACTGGCGCGACTGGATGACGGCGATCAAGAACGAGTACCCGTCGCTGCGCGTCGTTGGGGAGGTCTTTGACGGCGACCCCTCGATGATTGCCTTCTTCGAGGGGGGACGGCAGCAGTGGGACGGCGTCGACGACAAGGTCGACCTGTTGTTCGACTTCCCGATGTACTACGCGATTCGCGGCGCCTTTGCGCGCGGCGAGCCGGTGCGCCAGGTGGCGCAGATGCTGTCGCGCGACCACATCCACCGCGACCCGCAGAACCTCGTGACGTTCCTGGGGCTGCACGACGTGTCGCGCTTCATGCACGAGCCGGGGGCGACTCCGGAGGGGCTCAAGCTCGCCTTCACCTTCCTGTTCACCGCGCGCGGGACGCCGCTCGTCTACTACGGCGACGAGATCGCCATCCCCGGCGGGAACGACCCGGACAACCGGCGCGACTTCCCCGGCGGGTGGAGCAGCGACCCGCGGAACGCCTTCGACGCCGCCGGGCGCAACGCCGCCGAGCAGGACGTGTGGCGGCACGTGCAGAAGGTGGCGCAGATCCGTGCGGCGCGGCAGGAGCTGCGTGGCGGGGCGACGGAGCACCTGTTCGTGAGCGACCAGGTCTACGTCTACCGCCGCGGCGGGACGATCGTGGCGATCAACAACGGGAAGGAGGCGAGCGACGTCACGATCCCGGCGACTGCGCTTCCAGCCGATGCGTTAGGCGTGTGCGCCGCGGGGCGGCCCGTGAACGGGGCGACGGTGGTGCGGGTGCCGGCGCGGGCGAGCTGCATCTTCTAG
- the malQ gene encoding 4-alpha-glucanotransferase, which translates to MTFPRNAGILLHPTSLPSPHGIGDLGPEAHAFLDFLAQAGMKIWQVLPLGPTGYGDSPYQCFSAFAGNPLLIHSPGAGGGFPANTVDFERVITHKAVLLNAALDRFTPDNAYHAFVEGARWWLDDYALFMALKQAHGGVSWTDWEPGAAHRDPAALAVYRKKLAEPIERIRRGQYFFFVQFRALKEAAGARGIQLMGDLPIYVAHDSADVWANRSLFKLKPDGRLLTQAGVPPDYFSATGQLWGNPIYDWDALAKTNYEWWIRRMRAAFELYDLVRIDHFRGFEAFWEVPGDATTAINGRWTPGPGAALFEAIERALGRLPIVAENLGLITPAVEALRERFGFPGMSILQFAFGGDGQAKEFKPHNFPRERVVYTGTHDNDTTMGWWESGAGDSTRSLEEVTREKSYAKRYLNTDGTEMHWVLMRAALASVANTVLIPMQDVLGLGREARMNLPGRQAGNWGFRFRWAQVTPAITARLRELVDLYDR; encoded by the coding sequence ATGACGTTCCCCCGCAACGCCGGCATCCTCCTCCACCCCACGTCGCTTCCGAGCCCGCATGGCATTGGCGACCTAGGCCCCGAAGCACACGCGTTCCTCGATTTCCTCGCACAGGCGGGGATGAAGATCTGGCAGGTCCTCCCGCTGGGCCCCACCGGGTATGGTGACTCGCCATATCAGTGCTTCTCGGCCTTCGCCGGGAATCCCCTCCTGATTCACTCCCCCGGCGCGGGGGGTGGCTTTCCCGCCAACACCGTCGACTTCGAGCGCGTCATCACGCACAAGGCGGTGCTGCTCAATGCGGCGCTCGACCGCTTCACCCCCGACAACGCGTATCACGCCTTCGTGGAAGGGGCGCGGTGGTGGCTCGATGACTACGCGCTGTTCATGGCCCTCAAGCAAGCGCACGGCGGCGTTTCGTGGACCGATTGGGAGCCGGGCGCGGCCCATCGCGACCCCGCGGCGCTCGCCGTGTACCGAAAGAAGCTGGCCGAGCCGATCGAGCGGATCCGGCGGGGGCAGTACTTCTTCTTCGTGCAGTTTAGGGCGCTGAAGGAGGCGGCCGGCGCTCGCGGAATCCAGCTCATGGGCGACCTCCCGATCTACGTGGCGCACGACTCGGCCGACGTGTGGGCCAACCGGTCGCTCTTCAAGCTCAAGCCGGACGGGCGACTGCTCACGCAGGCCGGCGTCCCCCCCGACTACTTCAGCGCCACCGGGCAGCTGTGGGGGAACCCGATCTACGACTGGGACGCCCTGGCCAAGACCAACTACGAGTGGTGGATCCGCCGCATGCGGGCCGCCTTCGAGCTGTACGACCTGGTGCGCATCGACCACTTCCGCGGCTTCGAGGCGTTCTGGGAGGTGCCGGGTGATGCGACGACGGCCATCAACGGGCGCTGGACGCCGGGCCCCGGGGCAGCGCTCTTCGAGGCGATCGAGCGGGCGCTGGGCCGGCTGCCGATCGTGGCCGAGAACCTGGGGCTGATCACGCCGGCGGTGGAGGCGCTGCGCGAGCGCTTCGGCTTCCCGGGGATGAGCATCCTGCAGTTTGCCTTTGGGGGGGACGGGCAGGCGAAGGAATTCAAGCCGCACAACTTCCCGCGCGAGCGCGTGGTGTACACCGGGACGCACGACAACGACACCACGATGGGGTGGTGGGAGTCGGGGGCCGGGGACTCGACGCGCAGCCTCGAGGAGGTGACGCGCGAGAAGTCCTACGCCAAGCGCTACCTCAACACTGACGGCACCGAGATGCACTGGGTGCTGATGCGGGCGGCGCTCGCCTCGGTGGCCAACACCGTCCTGATTCCGATGCAGGACGTGCTGGGGCTCGGGCGCGAGGCGCGGATGAACCTTCCCGGGCGGCAGGCGGGGAACTGGGGGTTCCGCTTTCGCTGGGCGCAGGTGACCCCGGCCATCACCGCTCGCCTCCGCGAGCTGGTGGATCTCTACGACCGTTAG
- a CDS encoding MFS transporter produces the protein MSEQRTKFSTIWNMSFGFLGIQFGWGLQMANMSAIYEYLGASADEIPMLWLAAPLTGLIVQPIIGHLSDHTWSPTLGRRRPYFLVGAILSSLALIAMPQSSALWMAAGLLWILDASINVSMEPFRAFVADLLPQQERTRGFAMQSFFIGVGAVLASAMPWMLTNWFGVAPSAPGTIPITVKLSFYIGSAAFFGAVLYTILTTKEHPPADMEAFRKAKKQSAGIGATVSEVLAALKAMPLTMKQLAPVQLCTWLGLFCMWLYFPVAVARNVFGAPDTSSPLYQQGQEWAGVCFGAYSAVCFLFAFWLPVLAKKVGRKMTHTICLLCGAAGLMSVAVITKPALLLLSMTGVGIAWASTLSMPYAMLAGSLPEGKTGVYMGIFNFFIVIPEIVAALGFGWVMNNLLDNNRMAAVVAGGAFMALAAVLVLRVQDPGEPAS, from the coding sequence ATGTCCGAGCAGCGCACGAAGTTCTCGACCATCTGGAACATGAGCTTCGGCTTCCTGGGGATCCAGTTTGGCTGGGGACTCCAGATGGCGAACATGAGCGCGATCTACGAGTACCTGGGGGCGAGCGCCGACGAGATCCCGATGTTGTGGCTGGCGGCCCCGCTCACGGGGCTCATCGTGCAGCCGATCATCGGGCACCTGAGCGACCACACCTGGTCGCCGACGCTGGGGCGGCGGCGCCCGTACTTCCTGGTGGGAGCGATCCTGAGCTCGCTGGCGCTGATCGCGATGCCGCAATCGAGCGCCTTGTGGATGGCGGCGGGGCTGCTCTGGATCCTCGACGCCTCGATCAACGTGTCGATGGAGCCGTTCCGCGCCTTCGTCGCCGACCTGTTGCCGCAGCAGGAGCGCACGCGCGGCTTCGCGATGCAGTCGTTCTTCATCGGCGTGGGCGCCGTGCTCGCCTCGGCGATGCCGTGGATGCTGACGAACTGGTTCGGCGTGGCCCCGTCGGCACCCGGGACGATCCCGATCACGGTGAAGCTGTCGTTCTACATCGGTTCGGCGGCGTTCTTCGGCGCGGTGCTGTACACGATCCTCACGACCAAGGAACACCCGCCGGCCGACATGGAGGCGTTCCGCAAGGCCAAGAAGCAGAGCGCGGGGATCGGCGCCACGGTGAGCGAGGTGCTCGCCGCACTCAAGGCGATGCCGTTGACCATGAAGCAGCTGGCACCGGTGCAGCTGTGCACCTGGCTCGGGCTCTTCTGCATGTGGCTCTACTTCCCGGTGGCGGTGGCGCGCAACGTCTTTGGCGCCCCCGATACGTCGTCGCCGCTATACCAGCAGGGGCAGGAGTGGGCGGGGGTCTGTTTCGGCGCCTACTCGGCGGTCTGCTTCCTGTTCGCCTTCTGGTTGCCCGTACTGGCGAAGAAGGTGGGGCGGAAGATGACGCACACGATCTGCCTGTTGTGCGGGGCGGCCGGGCTGATGTCGGTGGCGGTGATCACCAAGCCGGCGCTCTTGCTGCTGTCGATGACGGGGGTGGGGATCGCGTGGGCGAGCACGCTGTCGATGCCGTACGCGATGCTGGCGGGGTCGCTTCCCGAGGGGAAGACCGGGGTGTACATGGGGATCTTCAACTTCTTCATAGTGATCCCGGAGATCGTGGCGGCGTTAGGCTTCGGGTGGGTGATGAACAACCTGCTGGACAACAACCGGATGGCGGCGGTGGTGGCCGGTGGGGCGTTCATGGCGTTGGCGGCGGTGTTGGTGCTGCGGGTGCAGGATCCTGGTGAGCCGGCGTCGTGA